CGACTCACTTAATCCTCTAAGTGCTGTCCCGTGAGGAGCTCGCTTTTCTCGTACTTTTCGCGTGTCTCGGTTCCGCTAATCTCTGCAACCTCCTCGGGAACCGAGACGACCGAGTACCCGACGTCCCGTCCGATAGCCACCGTATCGACATCTGGGATAATCATCGTCTCGACGTTCGGATGGTCCTCGTAGACGTCCTCGATTAGCTCTCGGCGTTCCTGTGCGGTGAGTGGGTTCTTTTCGTTGATTTCAGTGTCGCGGATGGCGATAATGACGCTCTTTCCGTTATCAGCGGCTGAATCGATGATCGTCCGGTGGCCATCGTGGAGTGGTTGCCAGCGACCGATGAAGATGTGGCTCGGATTGAACTTGAGGTCCAGTTCCGTGTTGATCTTCTCGAGGCTCTCCTCCTGCGAGTACATCGCCGTCCGAACTTCGAGTCCGGTCTCCTCTCCCTCTGGCTCCTCGAACGGCGCATCGATACCGGTGAATCCCTCGATCTCGCCCTTACGTGCCTTCTCGTACATTCCCTTTACATCACGTTCCTCACACACTTCGACGGGTGCGTTGACATATACGAACGAGACATCATCGATCGTCTCGGCGATTAGTTCTCGCTGAGAACGATAAGGGGTGATGAACGACGCGACGACATCGAACCCCTGTTCGTTCAACGCTTGTGCGACTCCAGCTGCCCGTCTGAGGTTCTCGGTTCGATCCTCTTTCGAGAATCCGAGATCGGAATTGAGGGTGTCCCGAAGATAGTCCCCGTCCAAGTGGACGGTACTCGGACCGATTAACCCCTCGGCGAGCGTCGTCTTTCCGGAACATGGCAGTCCGAAGAGCCAAATGGTTTCTCCCGACATCAATCGATACCTCCCGTGAGACAGGCGAATCCACCCGCTTCTTTCCGAGTCTCATCGACAGTCGTGATTTCGACAATATACGCTTCGGCTGGTGTCGACTCCGCATTCGGTGTATCGTTGGGCATGAGTATCGCCTCGTCTGCCGTAATCGTGAAGTTCATCGTCGTCGATCTCGCCGGTCGTTGCTTCGACATCGACGATTGACGCGAGTCGCCTCAGTGCTGCTTCCATCCTCTGGGGATTCGCTCAGATCCATTCCGAGTCCTCCGTGTATTCCAGTTCCTCGACCACCTCGG
The sequence above is drawn from the Haloprofundus salinisoli genome and encodes:
- the cysC gene encoding adenylyl-sulfate kinase, encoding MSGETIWLFGLPCSGKTTLAEGLIGPSTVHLDGDYLRDTLNSDLGFSKEDRTENLRRAAGVAQALNEQGFDVVASFITPYRSQRELIAETIDDVSFVYVNAPVEVCEERDVKGMYEKARKGEIEGFTGIDAPFEEPEGEETGLEVRTAMYSQEESLEKINTELDLKFNPSHIFIGRWQPLHDGHRTIIDSAADNGKSVIIAIRDTEINEKNPLTAQERRELIEDVYEDHPNVETMIIPDVDTVAIGRDVGYSVVSVPEEVAEISGTETREKYEKSELLTGQHLED